Within Pseudomonas sp. LBUM920, the genomic segment TAGCGCATCACCGCCGAGCCCGCCGCCATCGCCATCTGGTTGCCACGGAATGTTCCGGCGTGTGCGCCCGGCAACCAAGTGTCGAGCCAGTCGCGATACACCACCACCGCCAGTGGCAAGCTGCCGCCGATGGCTTTGGACATCACCACCACATCCGGGATGATGCCGGCGTGCTCGAAGGCAAACATCTTGCCGGTACGCCCGAAGCCGCTCTGGATTTCATCGACGATCAGCGCCACACCGGCTTGCTCGGTGATGCGTCGCAGGCCGCGCAGCCAGTCGAGATCGGCCGGAATCACGCCGCCCTCACCCTGCACCACTTCGACAATCACTGCCGCCGGCAACAACACGCCGGCTTCCGGGTCATTGAGCAGGTTTTGCAGGTAATGCAGGTTGACCCGCACGCCTTCGGCGCCGCCCAGGCCGAAGGGGCAACGGTAGTCGTAAGGGTAAGGCAGAAATTGCACGCCATTGCCGAGCAAAGCGCCCAAGGGCTTTTTCGGCCCCAGGCTGCCCATCAGGCTCAGCGCGCCCTGGCTCATGCCGTGATAACCGCCCTGGAATGACAACACGGTGCTGCGCCCGGTGGCGGTGCGCACCAGCTTCAGTGCGGCTTCGACGGCATCGGTACCGGTGGGGCCGCAGAACTGAATTTTTGCTTCACGTGCCAGTTCGGTGGGCAGCAGGCCGAACAGGTCTTGCACGAACTGGTCTTTCACCGGAGTGGTCAGGTCGAGGGTGTGCAGCGGCAGTTCGTCGCTCAGTACCTGCTGAATGGCGTCGATCACCACCGGGTGGTTGTGGCCCAACGCCAGGGTGCCAGCGCCGGCCAGGCAGTCGATAAAACTACGGCCTTCGACGTCTTCCACATAGATGCCCTTGGCGCGCTTGAGCGCCAGCGGGATACGCCGAGGGTAGCTGCGGGCATTGGATTCCTGCTGGCGTTGGCGGGCCAGTATCGGGGTTTCTTCGAATTGGTAGAGTGTTTCTGCGGACGCCGGGCTGGCGTGCACCGGGGCGTCTTCGATACGGCTGGTAGCGACTGACATCTCTCGATCCCTCAATACGCGGGTGGGGTGACCAAACTGGCGATCCGCGCGCGCGCGGATTTCATGTTCTGGAGACGCACCAGGCGGTGGGGGATTTAGGCTTGTTGTGGTTTTTTGAGGTCGGGGTATATCCGGCTTTTTGGTAATGGCGGATAGGGATTCCGCTCTTACGGCGGCCTTGTGGTTAGATCAAAAGCGAAAGCGAGGCGGCCTGATCTTGAAGGCTGAACTCAGTCAAAAGTGGGAGCTGGCTTGCCTGCGATGGCATCAACCCGGTGTGCCTGACACACCGAGGTGCCTGCATCGCAGGCAAGCCAGCTCCCACAGAAAAGCAAAAGCACTGCGGTACTAGCAGCTGAACTCGGTCAACTTGTGGGAGCGGGCTTGCTCGCGAAGGCGGTGGGTCAGTCAGCTCATGTGTGGCTGACACACCGCCTTCGCGAGCAAGCCCGCTCCCACATTTGGATCGCAGTGCATCAGATAGAGGTGTGTTGCTGTGCTTTTGCTTCAACCACTCAGGTCGGCTAGTAGGCCGCCGTGCTTTGCTTTTGACTTTGATCTGACAGGCCCCGTCAACCACGCTGGCCGAACGCAGGCTTGAATCCGTGGGTAACCCGGCAGGACGCCGGGTTAGCCGTGTTGGGCCATGGATGGCCCGTCGCGGCGGCCCACGGATTCAAGCCGGAGTGAGGGCACACCGAGCCTAAGCGAGGGGCCGAGTGGTGGGGCAAAGACCTTTTGGTTACTTTTGGGGCGTTTGCCAAAAGTGACCCGCTGTAAGAGCGGAACCCTAAGCGGCCGTTACCGCAGCAACGGATATGTACACACCCCCCCCAAAAAAACGCACTCAAAGCCCCCGATACCGATCATTCAACGCATACAAAATCGCACACGTCTCCCCATCCAAAATCCCACCATAATCCCGACTCCGAAAGTGCATCTGAAACGCCCGCGTCCTCAGCTCAAACGCCCGGCGATTCTGGGCCGGCTTATACCCATACCGCTGAAACGCCCGCTCCACCTCAACCTCCGGCGGCAACCCAAGACAAAACCGCCGCTGATACATGCCCCGCGTCGTCTCATCAAACCAGGCCCCGACCCCAGCCTCGAACAAACGCTGCCAAGGCAACCGAGGCCCCGGATCGCTCTTGCGCCAATACGCAACATCCGAATGCCCGAGCACATCGGCAGGCCCAATCTGCGGATAGCGCCCAAGCACATCGCGAACCAACGCAATCAGCACATCAACCTGTTCTTCGCCATACGCTGGAAACGTAAACACGCCCCCCTCATCCCGCGCCAGATTAACAACCTCGACACCAATCGACCGGCTATTGAGTTCATCCCGCCCACCCCAATGACTGACCCCGGCGTGCCACGCACGCTTATCCTCGTCCACCAGCCGAAACACCCGCAATTCGTCATATCCGGTGGCGCGGTAGCCAGGGTCATCCGGATCCGGCAGCAAGTAGTGAGCGCTGACACCGTCTTGCGTGAGCGTACGCAGGGATGAAGCAAAAGGCGCTGCGGTGTAATGCAAAACCACGTGCCGCACGGGCTCAGCGTTACGCTCATTGAAACCCCTGGCAGGGAAACTGCTATCGACCACCAACATAAGAACCGTCCTTTTCAGTACAGGCCGAGTCATTCAGCCCGCTCAAGCGCAAAAAAATTACCGCCATCCTGAAGGGAAGAATGTCAGGCAGGCGGTAACTATTTGGTGCTTGAAGAAAAGTACTCAGCGCCGCAACGGCATCCCCAGATCGACCCGCAAACCATCCGCCTGGCTGTCGAATTTCAGCGAGCAGGAACAGCGCTGCACGATCGCCTGAACAATCGCCAGACCCAGCCCGCAGCCCTCACTGCTGCCATTGCGCCAGAAGCGTTGGGTCAGGTATTGCAGGTCCTCACTGGAAATCTGCTTGCCATGATCACGCAAGCGAAACACCACAGTGTCGGCAGTGGTGAACACACTCAGTTCAACACGGGTATCAGCCGGCGTATGGCGCAGCGCGTTATCCAGCAGGTTGCGCAAGGCCGCGACCGCCAGGGCCACCGGCATTTCCACCGGCGTCTCGGTGAGGTTGGCCGACAGGATCAGGTCGATACGCCGGTTGTCGCCGGCGTTGGCGTCCTGGATCGCCAGCCGTGCGACTTGTTCAGCGCTCGATTGCAGGCCGTCATCAAACGACAAGCTGCCTTCCACCCGCGCCAGCAGCAGCAATTGCTCCAGGGTGCGGTGCAGGCGGTCGGCGCCCTCCTCGGCGTGGGCCAGGGACTGGTCGCGCGCCGCGCCGTCGGTCATGCGCGCCACTTGCAGGTGGGTCTTGATCGCCGTCAGCGGGCTGCGCAACTCATGCGCGGCATCACCGGTGAGGCGGCGCTCACGCTCGATGGTCTTGGCGATGCGCTGCAACAGTTGGTTCTGGGTGTCGAGCAGCGGTTTAAGCTCGCTGGGCAGGGGGTGAATCTGCAAGGGTTCGAGCGAATCGGCACTGCGGCGCATCAACGCGTCACGCATGCGGTTGAGCGGCAACAGACTCTGGCCGATGCCCAGCCACAGCAGGCACAGGCAACCCAACAAGGCCACGCCGACCGGCACCGAAGCCGCCAGCAGGATCGACAGGTTCAGCGCCTCGCGCTCCACCTGGCGGTCCGCCGTGGTGATCAACAAGTCACCCCGGGACAGGGTGAAACTGCGCCAGCCGACGCCGTCGATGATTTGATCGCGAAAGCCACTCTTGCGCGACTCCAGGCCTTCATCCGGGGTCATGTGGCTGCGCGCCAGAATTTCCCCACGCAGGGAGCTGACCTGGCAGGCCATGCCCCCCGGCACATTCAGTTGCTCGGTGCGCAGGTGCGTACCGCCACTCACACTGGCCAGGCCCGGCATCTGCTCGGTCAGCCCCGCGACCATGCGCGCCGACGCCACCAGACGCTGGTCGAGGGAGAACATCATCTGGTTGCGCAGATCGTTGAGCATCCAGGCCGCCGCCAGCAGCCAGATCAGCACGAAAGCAGCGCCCAGCTTGAACGTCAGGCGCAGGCGCAGGCTCATCACGAGGCGTGTTCTCCATCATCGGCCACGCCACCGTCGGCCGTGCCCAGGCGATAACCGAGGCCGCGCACGGTCTCGACGATGCCATTGCCCAATTTGCGCCGCAGGTGATGGATATGCACGTTGAGGGCGTTACTTTCCAGTTCGTCGTTGAAACCGTAGACGCTGTCCTTGAGCTGTTCGCTGGACAGCACCCGGCCTTTGTTATGCAACAAGGCCTGCAACAACGCTTGTTCGCGACGGGAAAGATCCACCGGCTCGCCGCCCAGGAAGGTTTCGCGGCTGCTGGGGTCGTAGGCGAGGCGGCCGTGTTCGATCAGGTTGACCCGGCGCCCCGCCACCCGCCGCAGCAGGGTTTGCAGGCGGGCGGCAAGCTCGCGCAGGTCGAAGGGCTTGAGCAGGTAATCGTCGGCACCGGCTTGCAGGCCGTCGACACGGTTGGTCACAGAATCCCGCGCCGTCAGAATCAGCACCGGAATCTCCAGTCCCTGGCTGCGCTGTTGTTGCAGCAGCTTGAGGCCGTCTTCGTCGGGCAACCCGAGGTCGAGCACCATGATGTCGAACGTGGCCGCCTTGAGCATCGCCCGTGCAGCCGCGGCCGTGGCCACGCGTTCGACGGTAAAGCCCTGGGCGCCAAGGCCGGCCACGATGCCGCTGGCGATCAGTTCGTCGTCTTCACAGACCAGTACGTGCATGGTGAACCCTTCATGAAAGATGGGGAGAATTAAAGGTGCAGCGGATTAAGCGCCGATTATGCCGTGAAAAGAGGCGCGCTCAGACACGCCCTTCACTTTAGAATAGCCCCCGGTTAATCATCGGTTAATCAACGCCACACATTGTGTCCCTAACTTGCACCAAACTAAGGCTTGACCATGCGGCATCTGTTTACCTTTCTACTGGTAATGTTCGCGGGATTCGCCCAGGCCGCGCCGGGCAACCCTTTTGAAAGCAAACCCGATTTCCTCCCGGTGGGCAAAGCCTTCACCTTTACCTCCGAACGCCTGGAGTCTGGCGAGACCCAGCTGTATTGGCAGATTGCCGACGGTTACTACCTGTACCAGCAACGCATGAAGTTCGACGGCCTGGCCGACAAACCGGCGTTACCGCAGGGCGAAGCCCACAGCGACGAGTTCTTTGGCGAACAGCAAGTGTATCGCCAGGGCCTGGAAGTGAAGATTCCGGCCGGCGCCACCGGCCAGGTCAAGCTCGGCTGGCAGGGTTGTGCCGATGCCGGCCTGTGCTACCCGCCACAGTCGATCACCGTGGACCTGGGCGGCAACCCCGCCGTCGCCGCCACCGCACAAGCCCAGGACCAGAGCCTGGCCAGCGGCCTGCAACAGCGCAGCCTGGGCTGGAGCCTGCTGGTGTTCTTTGGTCTGGGCCTGCTGCTGGCATTTGCCCCGTGTTCGCTGCCGATGCTGCCGATTCTGGCAGGCCTGGTGGTCGGCAGTGGCGCGAGCCCGCGTCGTGGTTTCGCGCTGGCCAGCAGCTACGTGATATGCATGGCGCTGGTATATGCAGCGCTGGGCGTACTGGCCGCGCTGCTCGGCGGCAACCTCGCTGCATGGCTGCAAACGCCTTGGATCCTTGGCAGTTTCGCCGCGCTGTTTGTGATCCTCGCCCTGCCAATGTTTGGTTTCTTTGAACTGCAATTACCGGCCTTCCTGCGTGATCGCCTGGACAACGTCAGCCGTCAGCAAAGCGGTGGCAGCCTGGTGGGCGCCGGCATTCTCGGTGCACTCTCCGGCTTGCTGGTGGGGCCGTGCATGACTGCGCCACTGGCCGGCGCGCTGCTGTATATCGCCCAGAGCGGCAATGCGTTGCACGGTGGCCTGATCCTCTTCGCCATGGGCATCGGCATTGGCATCCCGCTGTTGCTGCTGGTGACGGTGGGCAACCGCTTCCTGCCGAAACCGGGCACCTGGATGAACGTGCTCAAGGGCGTCTTCGGCTTCCTGTTCCTGGGCATCGCAGTGCTGATGATTCGCCCGGTGGTCGGCGAAAGCCTGTGGCTCGGCCTGTGGGGCGTATTGGCCCTGGTGATGGCTTACTGCGGCTGGGGCCTGGCGCGCGAATACGGGCTGGCGGCCAAAGTGTTTGGCGCCGGCTCCCTGGTGCTGGGCCTGTGGGGCGCAGTGCTGGTGGTGGGCGCGGCCGGTGGCAGCGACGACCTCTGGGAACCGCTGAAGGTCTACGGTGGCTCGCGGGTTGCCGCTGCACCGAGCGCCCATGACGCGTTCATGACCATCAATGACCCGGCCGTGCTGCAAACCCAGCTCGACAGTGCCAAGGCCCAGGGAAAATGGGTGCTGGTGGATTACTACGCCGACTGGTGCGTGTCGTGCAAGATCATGGAAAAACAGGTATTCGGCCAACCTGAGGTGATGGACGCCTTGAAAGATGTGCGCCTGCTGCGCCTCGACGTCACCGCCGATAACGCTGCCAGCCGTGAGCTGCTCGGTCGCTACAAGGTGCCGGGGCCACCGAGCTTTGTGTGGATCGGCCCGGACGGTGAAGAACGCCGCGCCCAACGCATCACCGGCGAAGTGGATGCCGCCGCCTTCCTGCAACGCTGGACGCAAACCCGAGACGCACGCTGATGCTGACCCTGACCATCGGCACCTTCGCCATCGCCCTGAATCACATCCTGCTGATCAGCGCGTTGATACTCGCCACCCTGGTGGGCTGGCGGGTGGCCAAGCGTGGCGGCGAAAACCCAGAATCGGTGCTGTTCACCCTGTTCCTGCTGGGCATGCTGGCCGCGCGCGTCAGCTTTGTCGTGATGTACTGGAGCGATTACAGCCGCGATCCCCTGCAGATGGTCGACCTGCGCGACGGCGGTTTCCTCGCCTGGCCCGGCGTGATTGCACTGGTACTCGGCGCGCTGTTATACGGCTGGCGCCGCCCTGCCCTGCGCAAACCGTTGAGCGCCGGCGTGGTCACCGGCTTAGTGTTCTGGGGCCTGACCAGTTTATCGCTGAGCCTGTACGACAAAGGCGCGCAACTGCCGGACATCACCTTGCGCAACGCCAATGGCGACGTGGTGCAACTGGCCGACTACAAAGGCGGCCCGCTGGTGATCAACCTCTGGGCCACCTGGTGCCCACCGTGCCGCCGGGAAATGCCGGTACTGGAGCGCGCCCAGCACCAGCGCCCCGACGTGACCTTCCTGTTCGTCAACCAGGCCGAAAGCATGCAAAGCGTCAGCACCTTCCTCGCGACCCAAGGCCTGACCCTCGACAACGTATTGTTTGACGCCAGCGGCCGACTCGGCCAGGCCGTGGGCTCCATGGCCTTGCCGACCACGCTGTTCTACCAAGCCGATGGGCGCCTGATCAACAGCCACCTCGGTGAGCTGTCCCAAGCCAGCCTGGCCCGTGCCATGGAACCCTTCGACACCGCCCCTGAAAGGAAACCGACATGCCAAGCCTCCGCCACCTGCTGACCCTGCTGCCGCTGACGCTCGCGGCCACTCTGGCCCAGGCCGAAGACTGGCCGGCACCGATCAAACAGATCGAAGCCAAAGGCGCCAAGATTCTTGGCAAGTTCGATGCGCCCAGCGGCCTCACAGGCTACGCCGCGCAGTACCAGAACCGTGGCATGGCGCTGTACCTGACCGCCGACGGTAAAAGTGTGATTGCCGGCAACCTGTACGACGCCGAGGGTAAAGACCTGAGCAGCGCGCCCCTGGAAAAACTGGTGTACGCGCCGATGGCCAAGGAAGTCTGGGCCAAGATGGAACACAGCAACTGGATTCAGGACGGCGATAAAAACGCGCCACGTATCGTCTACCTGTTCAGCGACCCCAACTGCCCGTACTGCAACATGTTCTGGGAACAGGCACGGCCGTGGGTAAAAGCCGGCAAGGTGCAGTTGCGCCACATCATGGTGGGCATTATCCGTGAGGACAGCCCGGGCAAGTCGGCTGCGCTGTTCGCCGCCAAAGACCCGCAAAAAGCTCTGGAAGAACACG encodes:
- the dsbD gene encoding protein-disulfide reductase DsbD, translated to MRHLFTFLLVMFAGFAQAAPGNPFESKPDFLPVGKAFTFTSERLESGETQLYWQIADGYYLYQQRMKFDGLADKPALPQGEAHSDEFFGEQQVYRQGLEVKIPAGATGQVKLGWQGCADAGLCYPPQSITVDLGGNPAVAATAQAQDQSLASGLQQRSLGWSLLVFFGLGLLLAFAPCSLPMLPILAGLVVGSGASPRRGFALASSYVICMALVYAALGVLAALLGGNLAAWLQTPWILGSFAALFVILALPMFGFFELQLPAFLRDRLDNVSRQQSGGSLVGAGILGALSGLLVGPCMTAPLAGALLYIAQSGNALHGGLILFAMGIGIGIPLLLLVTVGNRFLPKPGTWMNVLKGVFGFLFLGIAVLMIRPVVGESLWLGLWGVLALVMAYCGWGLAREYGLAAKVFGAGSLVLGLWGAVLVVGAAGGSDDLWEPLKVYGGSRVAAAPSAHDAFMTINDPAVLQTQLDSAKAQGKWVLVDYYADWCVSCKIMEKQVFGQPEVMDALKDVRLLRLDVTADNAASRELLGRYKVPGPPSFVWIGPDGEERRAQRITGEVDAAAFLQRWTQTRDAR
- a CDS encoding aspartate aminotransferase family protein, translated to MSVATSRIEDAPVHASPASAETLYQFEETPILARQRQQESNARSYPRRIPLALKRAKGIYVEDVEGRSFIDCLAGAGTLALGHNHPVVIDAIQQVLSDELPLHTLDLTTPVKDQFVQDLFGLLPTELAREAKIQFCGPTGTDAVEAALKLVRTATGRSTVLSFQGGYHGMSQGALSLMGSLGPKKPLGALLGNGVQFLPYPYDYRCPFGLGGAEGVRVNLHYLQNLLNDPEAGVLLPAAVIVEVVQGEGGVIPADLDWLRGLRRITEQAGVALIVDEIQSGFGRTGKMFAFEHAGIIPDVVVMSKAIGGSLPLAVVVYRDWLDTWLPGAHAGTFRGNQMAMAAGSAVMRYLKQHDLAGHAAAMGERLGEHLRILQRDFPQLGDIRGRGLMLGVELVDPSGAVDIQGHPPVHRQLAPLVQRECLKRGLILELGGRHGSVVRFLPPLVITAAEIDRVAEIFGRALAAAVATL
- a CDS encoding response regulator transcription factor, which gives rise to MHVLVCEDDELIASGIVAGLGAQGFTVERVATAAAARAMLKAATFDIMVLDLGLPDEDGLKLLQQQRSQGLEIPVLILTARDSVTNRVDGLQAGADDYLLKPFDLRELAARLQTLLRRVAGRRVNLIEHGRLAYDPSSRETFLGGEPVDLSRREQALLQALLHNKGRVLSSEQLKDSVYGFNDELESNALNVHIHHLRRKLGNGIVETVRGLGYRLGTADGGVADDGEHAS
- a CDS encoding ATP-binding protein produces the protein MSLRLRLTFKLGAAFVLIWLLAAAWMLNDLRNQMMFSLDQRLVASARMVAGLTEQMPGLASVSGGTHLRTEQLNVPGGMACQVSSLRGEILARSHMTPDEGLESRKSGFRDQIIDGVGWRSFTLSRGDLLITTADRQVEREALNLSILLAASVPVGVALLGCLCLLWLGIGQSLLPLNRMRDALMRRSADSLEPLQIHPLPSELKPLLDTQNQLLQRIAKTIERERRLTGDAAHELRSPLTAIKTHLQVARMTDGAARDQSLAHAEEGADRLHRTLEQLLLLARVEGSLSFDDGLQSSAEQVARLAIQDANAGDNRRIDLILSANLTETPVEMPVALAVAALRNLLDNALRHTPADTRVELSVFTTADTVVFRLRDHGKQISSEDLQYLTQRFWRNGSSEGCGLGLAIVQAIVQRCSCSLKFDSQADGLRVDLGMPLRR
- a CDS encoding N-acetylmuramoyl-L-alanine amidase; this translates as MLVVDSSFPARGFNERNAEPVRHVVLHYTAAPFASSLRTLTQDGVSAHYLLPDPDDPGYRATGYDELRVFRLVDEDKRAWHAGVSHWGGRDELNSRSIGVEVVNLARDEGGVFTFPAYGEEQVDVLIALVRDVLGRYPQIGPADVLGHSDVAYWRKSDPGPRLPWQRLFEAGVGAWFDETTRGMYQRRFCLGLPPEVEVERAFQRYGYKPAQNRRAFELRTRAFQMHFRSRDYGGILDGETCAILYALNDRYRGL
- a CDS encoding TlpA disulfide reductase family protein — its product is MLTLTIGTFAIALNHILLISALILATLVGWRVAKRGGENPESVLFTLFLLGMLAARVSFVVMYWSDYSRDPLQMVDLRDGGFLAWPGVIALVLGALLYGWRRPALRKPLSAGVVTGLVFWGLTSLSLSLYDKGAQLPDITLRNANGDVVQLADYKGGPLVINLWATWCPPCRREMPVLERAQHQRPDVTFLFVNQAESMQSVSTFLATQGLTLDNVLFDASGRLGQAVGSMALPTTLFYQADGRLINSHLGELSQASLARAMEPFDTAPERKPTCQASATC
- the dsbG gene encoding thiol:disulfide interchange protein DsbG, with protein sequence MPSLRHLLTLLPLTLAATLAQAEDWPAPIKQIEAKGAKILGKFDAPSGLTGYAAQYQNRGMALYLTADGKSVIAGNLYDAEGKDLSSAPLEKLVYAPMAKEVWAKMEHSNWIQDGDKNAPRIVYLFSDPNCPYCNMFWEQARPWVKAGKVQLRHIMVGIIREDSPGKSAALFAAKDPQKALEEHEAAGKGSKLQALDKIPADIEAKLDANMKLMEELELSATPAIFYLDDKGGLQQQQGAPSPDKLAKILGPK